DNA sequence from the Acidobacteriota bacterium genome:
GCCGGCGTGTCGAGTCTCTCGCGCGCGTCGTGAGCGTCGACCCGGCGCAGCGCCTCGCGTCGACGGACCGAGTCGGGCTCGGACGGCGAGCCGGCCGATGACCATGGCGGGGATCGGATCCGGCATCTGCCGTCGCGGCTTGCCCGTGGCGACCGCGCGTGCGATGGCGCCGGTCGCGAGCGCGCAGCAGCCGACCACGTGATCACGTCGCTTCCCAGCGTGCTGGCTGGTCGCCGCCCGCCCCAGCTCCGCTCATGGCGCTGAAGCCGGAGTGCGGCTACGAGGGCGGCCAGTCGTGCGTCAGCCATCGTGAGCGGCGAGAGCAGGTGGAGGGTGCCTTCCTCCGGCATGTCCAGCTTGGCGGACCCAATGCTGGCATCTCGGCGTACGATCGACGAGCGTGCTTGCAGCACTGTCTCGAGGAGAAGGGACGGCAGGTGCTGGTCTGGACCACGGGAGGGTTCATCGGAACGGCGTGGGGTTGCCGGTGGGCCTCGACCCCGTTCACGCTGTCCATCTATCTGACTTGCACAGCCGGTGGGGCCGTCTTTGGAGCAATCGGGGGGCTTGTCAGCGAGTTCGTGACGAAACAGAGTTGCGATCACCGCTGCTGACGCGAGGTTGACGAGCGATGCGCTGGGTACACTCTGGGTCGTGTTCCTTTTCGTGAGCTTGGGGAGCCTTGTGGTGCTGCGGCCCCTGTGGGACGCTATCGGCCTGGGGTCTGGTGTGGAGAGCCCGATCGTGTTCTGGCTGTCGGCGCTGCTGCTGTGGCCGTTCTACCGCGACCGTGTGGCCACCACGTTCTGGAGGTTCGCCGTCTGGACGGCGATGGGCATGGTCGTCGCGTCAGTTGCCGTCGCGGCGCTGGCGCGTTTCCTGGCCTGACACCCTCAGGCCCGATCGCCGCCGCCGGGGCCCTGCGACGCGAGGTGCGCAAGGCCGGCCAATCCAAGTGCCGTTGATCGGGATCGTTCGCCCTCGGCGCCGGACGTGCGGAGAGCGATTCGTGTCGGAGGCGCTCGGCGCGGCCGCGTTCCTGCGATGGCCGGTCGACATCGACGAGGTGGTGGCCGAACTCGAGGCCTGCGCCTGCGGCGTGCTCGGCGACAGTACTGCCAATAGGATCCGATCGAAGCGCCGTGCGGTATCTCCAAGCGAGAATCTTGATCATGACTGAGCAGGTGCACTCGGATCGAGTCGCACGAGAGCGGATCCCGTGGGTGTGGATGCTCGTGGTCGCGGTGGCCGCCCTGTTCTTCGCGCGGCTGGTCGTGCCGGAACCCGTCACGCCCTGGCAGCACGGCCTGCGCGCGATGGTGTTCTGGCTGGGCTGGTATCCCGCCGCGCGCCATCTGTTCGTCGGGGCCGATCCCCGGCGGGAGTGGCGATACTGGGTCGCCGCCGTGGGGGCTTCGGCCAGCTCCGCCGCGCTTGTCGCCATCTGGCCTTGATCCTAGGCCGAGTCGACTTGTCTCGTTGAGATGCTCCAAGCTGGGCGAGGTGACGGTCACGAGACGCGACGACGTTCAGCATGTGCGCGGGCTGAACGGAGGCAGACCACTGCGACAGGCGTTCGTCACGAGATCGCGTGTGCGCCGCGCCCGCCGCGAAGCCGTGCACAGACGAACTGTGACCGGCTTCGATCCCGGCCGTGGCTTCGACCCGCCGCGCGACCGATCGCCGACGCGGTCGGCAGGATCCGGCGCAACTCTATGGTCGTCGCCCATCCGACGGGTACCACGTAAGTATGCTTGGTCATGCCCCGAAGCGACGCGCCCGGTGTGGACGCGGGTGGCGCGCCCGCCCCCGCGCCGCCCGACTTGGTGGCGCACGCCGACGCCCTGATGTCGCGCTATCCGGAGTGTTTCTGGTTCTGGCGGACAAACGCGCGAATCCACTCTCTCGCCGACGTGCACCTGGTCGTTCGACAGCTGCGGGAGTATGGCGACCGTGACGCCTGGCTGGCGGTGCGAGACCTCGCCCGATGCCTCTCACAGCGTTCCAGAAGGACGTCCTAGCCGTTCGCGCGGCCAACCGCTCGGAGGAGAGCCATTTCGCCGGTGGGGTCCTGCTCCACGCGTCCGACGACTCGCCCCGTTTCTCTCGCGATTTCGACATTCTCCACGATGTCGCGCTCGAGGTCGTGCGCGCCAGCGAGCGGGATGTCGCGAGTCTTCGTGAGGCCGGCTTCACGGTCGACACCATCTCGCGCCACGGCGAATGGGAGCGGGACACGACGTTCCGGAGGGCCATCGTGCGCGGCCCGGACGCGGCCCTGGTGGAGGTCGACTGGGCCGCGGATTCCGCCCTCCGGTTCTTTCCCATCGAGCGCGATGCGCAGCTCGGCTGGCGCCTGCATCTGTTCGACGCGGCCACGAACAAAGCGCTGACGCTGTCACGGTCGTGGCGTGCACGAGTGAAGTCTCGCTCGGGGTCCCGGTCCGCGCTCCCGGTCCGGCGGCAGGCGAGGGGTTGCGGCATCCCGCGTCGGAGCGCACGAGCTGGGACGCTCCCGCCGCCGTGGCGTGTCCGGATGACGGGCGCTGGGGATTGACGCGACGCGGTCGAGCGTAATACGGTGTGTAATACGGAGGTGCGCGGTGGCCACCCGGACGGTGAGACTGGATGACGAAGCCGAGGCCGTGCTCCAGCAGATTCGTGACGCCACGGGGCTGCCGATTTCGGAAGCGCTCAAGCAGGGCCTGCACGCGCTCAAACAACGCGTCAGCGAAGAATCCAGGCGCCGCCCCTACGATGTCTATCGGCAACTGGATCTCGGTCCTGGGGGCTACGCGAATGCGCCGTCAACCGAAACGCGCCGCGGGGTGGCCGACGCGCTCCGCAAGAAGCTGCGGCGATGATCCTCGTGGACACGGGGCCGCTCGTGGCCCTGTTCGACCCTCAGGACGGGCAGCACCGGCGATGTGCCGACGTGTTGAAGGAAATCCGGGAGCCGGCCGTCACGACGACGCCCGTGCTGACCGAGGCCTTCCACATCCTTGGCCCGGCGAGCACCGGGGCCGACCGGCTGAGGGAGTTCATCGAACAGGGCGGCTTGTCGGTGTGGTTCTTCGACCGGCGGACGCTCACCAGGGCGTTCGAGCTCATGGAGCTGTACGCGGACCATCCGATGGACCTGGCGGACGCCTCCCTGGTGACGGCGGCCGAAGCGCTGGGCACCCGCCGCGTCTTCACGATCGATCGGAACGATTTCGAGACGTATCGCGTGCGCCGGGGGCATCGCCATCAGCCCATGCAGATCCTCTCCTGACGGCTCGTGGCCTTGGCGACGGCCGTGCAGACCGAGGTGCCGGCCAGGTGGGTCTCGCCGTTGACCGTGATGCCATCGACGAGTCGCCGCCTCGCCGCGCCTCGTCGAGATCCAGAGGCGCCGCGGGGATGGTCGCGCGATGACGATCGCACCCGGCAAACACCTGGGAGCGGCCGCCCGCGGCGACACCTGCAGGTTACGAACCCCCCTTGCCCGCCAGATACGAGCGAAGGAACTCGAGATCCTGGGCATCGCCCGCGACGGATCGCGCCGATCGCGCCAGCTCCTTGAGGTGGAGCAGGTCGGCCGGCGAGGCGATCTCGATCACGTGCG
Encoded proteins:
- a CDS encoding PIN domain-containing protein gives rise to the protein MILVDTGPLVALFDPQDGQHRRCADVLKEIREPAVTTTPVLTEAFHILGPASTGADRLREFIEQGGLSVWFFDRRTLTRAFELMELYADHPMDLADASLVTAAEALGTRRVFTIDRNDFETYRVRRGHRHQPMQILS